A stretch of DNA from Ochotona princeps isolate mOchPri1 chromosome 13, mOchPri1.hap1, whole genome shotgun sequence:
ccagctccctgcttgtggcctgggaaagcagttgaggacggcccaatgcattgggaccctgcacccgcgtgggagacctggaagaggttcctggttcctggcttcggatcggcgcagcaccggcctgttgcggctcacttggggagtgaaacatggatggaagatcttcctctctgtctctcctcctctctgtatatccggctttctaataataataaatctttgaaaaaaaaaccataatatcacatatatatatatataatactatatGTTTTACATATAACATAATGTCATATGTAAGATATAACATGTCATATTATATGttgcatataattatatataatcattatgtatatataacgcataatatatataacataatatatatatattttgcttcaAAAGTCTGTCTACCCTAAGATTTAACTGTAATCACCTATTTTTTCAACAACTAAGTCTTGGTTGTATGTTTTatcttaatttatattttaaacattgaaTTTTCTCTATTTAGAATAAGTTTATGATCATGCTTTCCTTTATACACAATTTCTATAAAATTTCTCATTCTTATGAAATATCATCTTTGCCACAATTCAAATGTCTTTTCATGCATGGATCCATTTCTGAGTCATATTCTTTTTCTATGGTCAATTTGTCCATCATAGATAGGAAACTCTTAATTAGACTAAGTTTTAACATACATTTTGGTATCTATCTGATATTAATGATTCATCTAGCATTACTCTCCTATGAGATTATAaacaaaatgtattcattttaaagtaaaattaaatgtaaaaatatgatAAAACGAATGGAATTTTAATTGGAGTTCTGATGCATTTATAGATAAAATTGAGTGATTTCCAAATTTGTATCATGAAGCATCAAAaatatttccactttttaaaatctgtattaatTTATCTCAATAGTTTCTCTGATGTTTGCTGTAGAGGGCTACAACTTTCCCAAACAgcacaaaatatttgcaaatatcttTGTGGTACAAGTTGATGAAATATTGAACTCATTTCCATATGCCTCTTTTCTCCTGCAACTGTAACTCACTTGGGTATCTAATTTGTGCTGTTCCATCTCTGTAATATCACCAAAGCTTGATTAGGTTCATCTACTTCTTCACACAGTCCTGATTGGGCCCTTTATTAAaatattcagcttcctgttatgcATCATTTATCAGCACGTGAACTAATAGGATAATTTGCTGTCTCACTTAAAGAAATTCCCCTCTTCTGCAGAACTGCATCTGGGCATTTCCTGTTTCCTTCTTTATCTCTCTAATACCATCAtgatgcaccttttttttttttttttttttgatggtctTTCTAGTGGTGACCATTTTGAGTGAGAGCTCTTTGGATTTACTTCCTCTCTGTTGGAAGCAGAATTAGGACTTCAAATACATTCCCCTGCAACTCTACTTCTGCTCAAACTGTCCTCTGGATGTGAACTGCTTTAAAttactaattttatttatattattgctACTAAAGACATCTGGGAATTTTCGCGGAAGCAGAAACTGCACAACGATCTCTCTAAAGGGTTTATGTTAAGACAGACAATTTGTTAATGTTACAACTGAGAAGGTCTGGATTTTGTTAGTGCGTGTATTTTGCAcatttcagttcatttttttcagGTATGTGTCTGAATTCAACAGCACCGCTAaagatatatgtaaatgtatacacATGCATGTCTGCACatgtacatgtatgcatatatgaaagatatgtgtatatatacatacaagtaTCAGtgcaaatgtgtgtatgtatatgtatatttatatgtataaagaTTGTATATGTGtgatacatgtgtgtgcacatgtatttatgtgtgcatgtgtatatgtatatacatgtgtgtatgtgtgtgtgtgcaagtatacatacatacagagatcttccatctactggttgactcccagatggtcacaatggccagaacttggCCAACCTGGAGTCAAAAACTAGGGACTTTTTTCAGGTGCCCACCCGGATGTCAGGGGCCCAGTGCTTTCCCCATGTGCATTATTAACAGGGAGAAGGgttggaggtgaagcagctggaactcagactggctatatgggatgccagcatcacagacagcagtTTAACTGTTTTGCCTCAGAACTGAATACATCACATTTCTAAATCAGAGTAAGAAAATCAAAGATTTCCCAGAATCAAAGTGAGAAAACAACTTATAAAAGTATTCAAGGAAAAGCTCAATGGAAAAGAATTCTGAAAGTGCTGAAATGCACTCATCCACAAAAACACACAGAAGAGAACCAGCATTTTATACTAATACAAAAGGAGCGGACTCAGAATAGGTCATACTGCAATACATAAAAGTATAAAACATTGATAAGAAGACATCTGAAAAACTGTGAACTTGGAGTGTGTAAAGATTTCCTAGATGGCAATATGAAACGCACAGTCCATCAAAGGACACATGACAAGTTGAACTCTATCAACGTTTAAAATATGCTGCTCTTCAGAAAATATGTTAAGGCACCGTAATCATGGCGCAGCAAGTGAAGCTCCCACTTGCAGTGCTTTTATTGTGTGTGAGACCACTGATTGGAGCCTTGGagacttcacttctgattcagctccctgaaaatataccttggaaggcagggaaaggtggcccaagtgattgAGGCCGTGCCGTTCACACTGGGGACCCAGCTGAGGTCCAGGTGATGGAATGGCAAGCTCCTGTTCTCAATGTGACCCAGGCCTGACCCTTGAGGCCAATGGGCAGTGATTCAACAGGTGGAAAACCTCTTTTTCTCCATCAGTctgcctttgaaaataaatacaatattttttgggggaaaaagcaTGCTGTTAAGAGAATGAAAAGATCATCATTGATTGAATGATATTTATGAATTACATATCTGATACAAGTTTAATAATAGGAATATATAGAAAACTCTCAAAAGTCAAGAAAAGAAACAGCCTATTTTATAATATAAGATGAGCAGATACCTCATAAGAGAAAATATAtaaggcccggcatggtagcctagcagctaaagtcttcaccttgcatgctccgggatcccatatgggtgcaagttctaatcccagcttcccattcagctccctgcctgtgtcctgggaaagcagtcaaggacagcccaaaaccttggaatcctgcacccacatggagacctggaagaggtttctggcttcggattggcacagctccagctgttgtggccattataAGCACATTCTGTTGTGTCCTGGGCATTTGATGAAATATGTCCCTTCCCAATTCATTATATTGAAGCGCTAACTTCCcatgtctgtgaatgtgcctgtACTTGGAAATAGGGCTTGAAATGGGTAATTAAGTTTAAATGAGGGTCATTTGGTTGGATTCTAATGCAATATAACTGGTTTCCTTATAAGAAGATGAGATTAACTCAGGCTCAGAGGAAGGACAGGGGAACACAGAGGCCAAAGATTACTACCTGCAAGCCCAAAAATGCAGGCTTCCAAAGAAGCAACCTACCAACAGCCTGATCTCAAAGCTTCACCTGTAGAACTGCAAAAGAATCATTACTGGTTGAACTACTCAGTGTGTGGTACTTTGTATTGGAAGCACTCAGAAACTAATACTAATCTCAttgataaaatgattttaaaatattgacatgAAATTGAGcggctttatttacttattagacTTCCTGTTaagtttgtatttgtttattttatttgaaaggcaggaatctttcatttgctgattcactaccaGCTGCCAGCAACAGCCTagattgggccagactgaagccaggagcctggatcttaaTTCACATCTCCCAGGTATGTAGCAGAATCCCAAGTACCGGAGCCATTACTTAACACCTCCAAagctgcacatcagcaggaaacagaaagctggagaggATCCAAGACTCTCATGCAGGTACTGTGATGCGAAATATGGTCTATGCCAGTAGGTGCTTAGCCACTATTGCCTTTAATGTAAGACTTCTGAAAGCTTTCCTTTTTATATGCATAAATAACTTTAAAGAAGGAGCATTATTTTTTAGAATTCCGTAAGCTTATTTAAAGATGACTTTCTTTCTGTACAAAAAAGCATTCTTTCACCCCCAAAGCAGTGCATATTAACTGCATAATTAATGATATCCATGAAAATAATGATTATTACAACAGTTTTTTTCCCAAGGcagagtttttgaaaaaaatttcagtCTTATAATTTCTTTGTAAGTGTGCATGAAGAACTGTAGAATCACTTTGAAATCTTAGTATCTTGTTCAGTATTCTTTAAAACACAAACTCCTTTAAAATCAGAGTGAGGTTGAATTGTGCTCCTGAGCAAGATGGAGTTTGGCAGCAATCTAATCAGAAAAGCTTAAAAAATGCATAAGAATAAAATGTTTAGTTTAATCCATTAAAAATCAGGTGAATCAAGAAAAATGTGAGggcaacaaaaaaattcaaaggtGGAGGTGCTGGCTGTTTTGCTAGGTGCTTCTATGAATACAGGCGTTCATATTTTTTCTGGACTATCATTCCAAAGATGCAATGTGTCACAGGATCGTGGAAGACAATGTCTTGAGGAAAGTGAACAGATTTATTTAACATCCAAGATATTAAAGATCATGTCTACCTGCTAAGAATGTAGAAATGGCTATTAGCTCGGATATCTTAAAGGATTTATAGTTTTTATTCATGAGGTTGGAATTCCTTAACGGTATCACATGCACAATTCTTGTCCAGCAATCCATGTACTGTTTACATTTGAAACCTTTGGAATATCCGAAAACAAGGAAAATGTGCTCCCTCTGTACATTGCACTCTGTGGAATAAGCTCTTTGATCTGTGTCTCCAGGCTAAGTATCTGCTCACATTCCTGAGCCTGTGGCAGAACAGGCAGTAGTAGCCAAAAAATACCTATCGTAAATGAAGGCAAGGAAAACCACTGGGAGACACAAATAGAGAAGTTTGCATTGGGTCTATTCCTGAAGGAAAACAGTGTATTATGCAAACAGAGTCTGTAATAAAAACAGAGCTAAATTAATATCAACTGTGATTAAGCTATAACAGACTAAACATTAACTAAATCTGcataaaaagacaaatgaatcttttttttttaatttcttttaccaTTTTGgtagtctttttttcccccttatgaGTATGGATTTCCAAACAGCTGGTTGCCACTTTTTGCTTGTTACTTTAATGACTCAGAAAACCTGAGACCAACCTTGTTCTTATTGTGTCAGCAAAAAGAACGGCTTGAATTCCCCCCtttgtgtattttcttcactCTGAATGTGTTGTCTGTTCTCATACACAGTTTGAGTTTTGAGctagagacaggttttatttggTTGAAAGGCATTCGATAATCAGTACTGAAACTCTCAGACACTGGAGACTTATCAACTACGTTCAGCAATAGCACAGGGAAGGAGGCCTTCTTCTCTGAACAGAACATAATTCATCATCCCAAACCATCACAAGCAGTTTGCTCATAGGAAATCAATGCAGTCCTCAAGCCAATACCTCCCTAAGCTTACCTTTACTCTGTCTCCTGAGAAACAAATTACTTGGTACTATGAGAAACTAAACAcggtaaaaataaaggaaatttcaCACTGCAAAAAGCACTGGCTCATGTAATTCAAGattctggttttttgttgttgtttcctgAGAAGCTCTTAGGAACTTGTTTTGAGGAgaatgagttgtttttttttttatttctatataaaaGTACTAGTCATTTTGGTAATAAAATTAAGTGTTTTGCTTGTGGAATGATCAAGAATTTATGGACTGCTTTCTCCCTGATGACTAAAAAAACCATTTCATAAGCTAATTGTGGcaaaacaaatacttttaaaaatagaaattaaggctctaaattaattttcaatatattctagttttatttttcttgtgatttttcatttgaataaatGCATTCTGAGGAGTATAGTTTTTAAACAAAGATCAGCTACCAGTGGTTTCTAATCACTTTTAAGGAAGGAATAGATTATTGGTCACTAACACTAATCCAATAACCTCTTATATCTTAGttcatcaaataaaataatatttttaaatgatttatttgttcttgttggaaaggcagatttacagagagaagaagagacagaaagacctcccatccactgattcactcccaaaatgacgcaatgcctggagctgagctgatctggaaacaagagccaggagctttcctgggtctcccacatgggtgcagaggtcccaggaaacagactgctttcccagtccaaaaATAgagagctagaccagaagtggagtggctgggaccaaTCAGCTAAGGAAAAGGTGCCAATTATAACTGTAACTCAAcatcactgttttttttaaaaagatttattcatgtgtaAAAGACAATACCATGAACATGTGAAGTACCTGGCATTCTCACAGCCTTCCAATAAGAAGTACATTTGTACTTGAATGGTTCATCTACCACTAAAAACTAATAGTACTATACTAAAATAGTGTACTGGAGATGAAAAGCTTGTGCATTCTCTGAAAATGCAGTTCTATACCTAAGTGTGTATTCAACAGGATTCTATAGTTGTGTTCACTGAAATGTTGGTAAAACAATGTTATAATAGTGGTATGTATCATTTCGTGAAACTAAATCCTAACATGCCCACGGAACCATCAAGGATAAACAGTTTTACATTCACACAGTGATACTGTGTACtaataagaatgaaaaacaaaacaaaacaaagcaacaacaacaaaaaacaagggccagcattgtgacatagtgtaTTAAACTGCTGttagcaacaccagcatcccctatccgTAAGGAAGTTCAAATCTCAGctattccagttctgatccaactccctgctactgcacttaGGAAATTAGTAGATAGACTAATTCCTTATGCCCTTGCAACCCATGTAGTAGGCCCTTGGAGCTCCAGGCAAGATATTGGCAGCAGATTGACCCAGCATGGacattgcagctctttggggagtgaaacagcaggtggaagatctctttcctacTATTCCAATCACATAACATTCAAATATCTATcatatgtatctatgtataaTATTAAAAACTAGATGACTGGAAGTCTGTAATACTGGTAATTTAGATTCTGTTTACCTGAATACACACTCAAGATACACAGTTACAGCTGTGGCCTATTGATGTCCACAAAACACATCAATATggtgtataaaatatataaaaattaacaaattgaaACTATTCACTTctagtggcaagattggcagcaattcataactggtgaactatcaaaaccacttgaacaattatctcagagcatgtcccacacccgggacctgggatgggtgggaaactgggtggggcttctccctcaatattccgtttacctcagatatatgaaggaaacaacatggaaattatggaaatagtcttacccacttaccTATACCCCTTGTGCCTTTTtttaccttaattaactatgtaaagattgtcaaaaatataataaaaaaagaaaaaaaagaaactattcacTTCTATGTGAAAGCAATTATGTCATTAAAGTAGATTTTTGCgtaaaaataacaaaaggaaaatatgattttttttttgtttaataagGTTTTATTTTGCCAAATGTACAATTCATTGGACTGCTTCATGCATCTTCAGCAGCAGCTGGTGCATCTCCACCCTTGGTGTTTCTGGTGTAAATTACTTGAGCTCTGTGCTTTGAAACCAGTTTGATAAGTCCTTTACTCAGGAGCTCCTGcagggctgccctggccagggaCCCACGGATCTTGAGTCTGTCGGAGACCACAGCGGGCGTGATGAGCTTGTAGTTGGGGACTTCCTTGCAGAGCTTGTCGTATGTGGCTTTGTCAAACAGAACCAGGTTGTTGAGCTTGTCCCGAACTTTTCCTTTGGACCACTTCTTCTTCTTGGCCTTGCCCCCCGATTTGTTCACGGGGTCCTGATCCTTCTTGGCCGATTTCCCGGcgtctttcttcttcttgtcgTCCTTGGGTGGCATGGTGAGGTGTGGAGCCCGGCGGCGACCACCTCAGACCTGCAAGATGTCAGGAAAATATGATTTAATCTTATGAAATCCACAGTGTTCATGTTAGAATTTAACTTCATATTAGCTTGGACATATGATTAGT
This window harbors:
- the LOC101526721 gene encoding small ribosomal subunit protein eS25-like, translating into MPPKDDKKKKDAGKSAKKDQDPVNKSGGKAKKKKWSKGKVRDKLNNLVLFDKATYDKLCKEVPNYKLITPAVVSDRLKIRGSLARAALQELLSKGLIKLVSKHRAQVIYTRNTKGGDAPAAAEDA